In a genomic window of Amphiprion ocellaris isolate individual 3 ecotype Okinawa chromosome 11, ASM2253959v1, whole genome shotgun sequence:
- the LOC111588659 gene encoding target of Nesh-SH3 isoform X2: MMMRRQRHSHTFLVLLLVLFMAGIVLSGPSTPHRSRVRRQNMKVRINATGDTIVMKFVRPNADTKLEGYILGYGSSMFSKQFIQLPENGQPYETEFDAEPKYLIAVQPIPTNEVKKHCTGKVELQKPLHLVIGSVTPTSVLLSWGTLLKTPYEGNIMNDCLEDGHYTVRYRERSRKWNYQTCPTSDTVIDNLKPNTVYEFGVQPNSKDGTGLWSKPVIHNISTSGVEEKAIRKIFKRPISPVKPLTPDSHPFPFSPHHVLHNRTRGRQPLSRNIAPQTTLAPTTTTRQASLSTPGPTLPVVNKQPIGGGDLYRSVLPPLPEAPLAPKIHSPVHITSTMASVPVPNANVDKQGGHLQQRPVSQPHAEPQPNSRLQPYYRPPPQTKPQPQVKPQVKAQPVPKPHRQTEPQLQTTSQPIPQTQPQTYTTSRPKLQTQPQPQAAPQPIPQTKLQTQPQPQATPQPIPQTPPQPQTVLTKLQTQPQPQATPQPIPQTPPQPQTVQTKLQTQPQPQATPQPIPQTPPQPQTVQTKLQTQPQPQATSQPTLQTHPLLQSQPKPHPKSNHQTTPQFHSEPKPKPTFKTKQQTQPQLKPQPQPWVQLAHPRINQPTRQHIPHTQEKLLNTNTRPQTQSTNLPKTQTHLQPKAPRPHLQLTKQPSRPRQTPKPKIIFSQPKPTTQPQSKSQPIPQPPPQPKKQPKPQSQPQAGKHPKPPQRPRIRNQQSEPKTHPRPRPQPPAKTQTQLVPHSQPISKPQFTTKAHSQPLPKPRPVSKPQPLPHPGLHLQPQTRTHSDPIKVTAKQAVPTAPSPPEEGKPLPRPALATEKAGTGVLRPSVAEVPRSPISSPVPTAGRNTTLSRTRVPPHSTNHGVRPFSPSKTVTSSHSSSTPGANGAHHRGNALPKPVVWSKEKPVLRPPVPGNKRPNLVGKPSEHDKPMDLKQGDKESILKPFPLVTAKPKQERRQQTTTSAPAVNSSRFDINENSSIFRPLPASDVDIMGKKRFVAPHVIYKTDKKPDEPCSITSSLAYFPDEEGGDQNVTGPPRIPPSNVTVVTVEGCPSFVILDWQKSDNETREYEVVSTTKGPNGQEVSILTTNQTHTAVENLKPESSYEFKVTPKNELGTGPSSDPVSFSTESADPRVSEYVSGKDAIWTQFPFKADAYSECSGKQYVKRTWYRKFVGIQLCNSLRYKIYLSDSLNGKFYNIGDQTGHGEDHCQFVDSFLDGRTGTQMLADQLPGRPGFYRALRQEPVSFGEIGGKSHVTYVGWYECGTPIPGKW; this comes from the exons atgatgatgaggaggCAGCGGCACTCGCACACCTTTCTGGTCCTTCTCCTCGTGCTCTTCATGGCTGGGATAGTTCTGTCTGGTCCATCCACTCCCCACAGGAGCAGAG TGAGGCGCCAGAACATGAAGGTCCGCATCAACGCCACAGGGGACACCATTGTGATGAAGTTTGTGCGTCCCAACGCCGACACCAAGCTTGAGGGCTACATCCTCGGCTACGGCAGCAGCATGTTCTCCAAACAGTTCATCCAGCTGCCAGAGAACGGACAACCTTACGAGACTGAGTTCG ATGCTGAGCCCAAGTACCTCATAGCTGTCCAGCCCATCCCAACCAACGAAGTGAAAAAGCATTGCACAG GTAAAGTGGAACTGCAGAAGCCTCTGCACTTGGTCATTGGATCGGTGACTCCCACCTCAGTTCTCCTGTCCTGGGGGACGCTGCTGAAAACCCCTTATGAAGGCAATATCATGAACGACTGTCTTGAGGATGG ACACTACACTGTGCGGTATCGCGAGAGGAGCAGGAAGTGGAACTACCAGACCTGCCCGACAAGCGACACAGTCATTGACAATCTGAAGCCAAATACAGTCTATGAGTTTGGTGTCCAGCCTAACTCTAAGGATGGCACTGGACTATGGAGCAAGCCAGTCATTCACAACATCAGCACATCAGGCGTAGAAG AAAAGGCCATCAGGAAAATCTTTAAACGTCCCATCAGCCCTGTG AAACCCTTAACCCCAGATTCCCACCCCTTCCCCTTTTCACCTCACCACG TACTCCATAACAGGACCCGGGGCAGACAGCCCCTCTCCAGGAACATAGCACCACAGACAACTCTTG ctccaaccacaactactAGACAGGCATCTCTCTCGACCCCTGGACCCACACTTCCTGTGGTCAACAAACAGCCAATCG GAGGAGGAGACCTCTACAGATCTGTCCTGCCTCCTTTGCCGGAGGCTCCATTAGCTCCCAAGATCCACTCTCCAGTACACATTACTTCCACCATGGCGTCTGTGCCAGTACCCAATGCAAATGTGGACAAACAGGGAGGGCACCTACAACAAAGGCCTGTGTCTCAGCCTCATGCAGAGCCTCAACCAAATTCCAGGCTCCAACCATACTATCGACCACCACCACAGACAAAACCCCAACCCCAAGTGAAGCCCCAAGTTAAGGCTCAACCTGTGCCAAAACCTCATCGCCAAACTGAACCACAACTCCAAACAACATCCCAGCCCATACCCCAGACCCAGCCACAAACCTACACAACATCCAGGCCCAAACTCCAGACACAACCACAACCCCAAGCAGCACCTCAGCCCATACCACAGACAAAACTCCAGACACAGCCACAACCCCAAGCAACACCCCAACCCATACCCCAGACACCACCTCAACCCCAAACAGTCCTGACAAAACTCCAGACACAACCACAACCCCAAGCAACACCCCAACCCATACCCCAGACACCACCTCAACCCCAAACAGTCCAGACAAAACTCCAGACACAACCACAACCCCAAGCAACACCCCAACCCATACCCCAGACACCACCTCAACCCCAAACAGTCCAGACAAAACTCCAGACACAACCACAACCCCAAGCAACATCCCAGCCGACACTGCAGACACACCCTCTGTTACAATCTCAGCCAAAGCCACACCCTAAATCAAATCATCAAACCACACCACAGTTCCATTCTGAACCAAAACCTAAACCAACATTTAAgaccaaacaacaaacacaaccgCAGCTGAAGCCTCAGCCTCAGCCGTGGGTTCAGCTAGCACATCCTCGAATCAATCAGCCAACACGTCAGCACATACCTCATACCCAAGAAAAACTGCTAAATACTAATACCCGACCACAGACTCAATCTACAAATCTGCCAAAGACTCAAACACACCTTCAACCAAAAGCACCGCGACCACACCTTCAGCTAACCAAGCAGCCATCTAGACCCAGACAAACACCTAAACCAAAGATCATTTTTTCCCAACCCAAGCCCACAACACAACCTCAATCCAAGAGCCAGCCTATCCCCCAACCCCCACCTCAGCCAAAAAAGCAGCCAAAGCCTCAATCACAACCTCAGGCAGGAAAGCATCCAAAACCTCCACAAAGGCCCAGAATTAGGAACCAACAATCTGAGCCAAAGACTCATCCACGGCCCCGACCACAACCTCCAGCAAAGACACAGACCCAACTTGTGCCTCATTCTCAACCCATTTCCAAACcacaatttacaacaaaagCCCATTCTCAACCTCTACCGAAGCCACGCCCCGTATCTAAGCCCCAACCACTCCCTCATCCTGGGCTTCACTTGCAGCCTCAGACCAGGACCCACTCTGATCCCATCAAGGTTACTGCAAAGCAGGCAGTCCCTACGG CTCCTAGTCCACCAGAAGAGGGCAAGCCTCTACCAAGACCTGCACTGGCTACAGAGAAAGCTG GTACCGGCGTCCTCAGACCGTCCGTTGCCGAAGTCCCTCGTTCTCCCATTAGCTCACCAGTTCCTACAGCAGGAAGAAACACCACCCTGTCTCGCACCCGGGTTCCTCCTCATTCCACTAATCATGGTGTCAGACCATTCTCTCCATCCAAGACAGTCACCTCTTCTCACAGCTCCAGCACACCTGGCG CCAATGGGGCGCATCATAGGGGCAATGCTCTTCCTAAACCTGTGGTGTGGTCCAAAGAGAAACCTG TTCTGCGTCCCCCTGTTCCTGGAAACAAGAGACCCAACCTGGTGGGGAAACCCAGTGAGCATG ATAAACCCATGGACCTGAAACAAGGAGACAAGGAGTCCATCTTGAAGCCATTCCCTCTGGTCACAGCCAAACCCAAACAAGAGCGCCGACAGCAGACGACCACCTCGGCCCCGGCAGTGAACA GTAGCCGTTTTGACATAAATGAAAACTCCTCTATATTCAGGCCTTTGCCGGCATCAGATGTAGACATCATGGGCAAGAAGCGCTTTGTAG ctcctcatGTCATCTACAAGACAGACAAGAAGCCAGACGAGCCGtgctccatcacctcctctctGGCTTACTTCCCCGATGAGGAAGGCGGTGATCAGAATGTGACCGGTCCTCCCCGCATCCCGCCCTCCAACGTCACCGTGGTCACCGTGGAGGGATGTCCGTCCTTCGTCATTTTGGACTGGCAGAAATCAGACAATGAAACTAGAG AGTATGAAGTCGTATCCACCACTAAAGGACCGAACGGACAGGAGGTGTCTATCCTGACGaccaaccagacacacacagctgtggaGAATCTCAAACCAGAGAGCAG ttatGAATTTAAAGTAACTCCAAAGAACGAGCTGGGAACCGGACCCTCCAGTGATCCCGTGTCTTTCAGCACAGAATCAG CGGATCCACGAGTGAGCGAGTACGTTTCAG GCAAAGACGCTATCTGGACTCAGTTCCCGTTTAAAGCCGACGCGTACTCCGAATGCAGCGGGAAGCAATATGTGAAGAGAACTTGGTATCGGAAGTTTGTGGGCATCCAGCTGTGCAACTCTTTGAGATACAAGATCTACCTGAGCGACTCGCTTAATG GGAAATTTTACAACATCGGTGACCAGACGGGGCACGGTGAGGACCACTGCCAGTTTGTGGACTCCTTCCTGGACGGTCGAACCGGCACCCAGATGTTGGCTGATCAGCTGCCAGGCAGACCAG GATTCTACAGAGCGCTGAGGCAGGAACCTGTAAGCTTCGGAGAGATCGGAGGAAAGTCTCATGTGACTTATGTAGGCTGGTATGAGTGTGGCACGCCCATACCTGGGAAGTGGTAG
- the LOC111588659 gene encoding target of Nesh-SH3 isoform X9 — MMMRRQRHSHTFLVLLLVLFMAGIVLSGPSTPHRSRVRRQNMKVRINATGDTIVMKFVRPNADTKLEGYILGYGSSMFSKQFIQLPENGQPYETEFDAEPKYLIAVQPIPTNEVKKHCTGKVELQKPLHLVIGSVTPTSVLLSWGTLLKTPYEGNIMNDCLEDGHYTVRYRERSRKWNYQTCPTSDTVIDNLKPNTVYEFGVQPNSKDGTGLWSKPVIHNISTSGVEEKAIRKIFKRPISPVKPLTPDSHPFPFSPHHVLRPPVPGNKRPNLVGKPSEHDKPMDLKQGDKESILKPFPLVTAKPKQERRQQTTTSAPAVNSSRFDINENSSIFRPLPASDVDIMGKKRFVAPHVIYKTDKKPDEPCSITSSLAYFPDEEGGDQNVTGPPRIPPSNVTVVTVEGCPSFVILDWQKSDNETREYEVVSTTKGPNGQEVSILTTNQTHTAVENLKPESSYEFKVTPKNELGTGPSSDPVSFSTESADPRVSEYVSGKDAIWTQFPFKADAYSECSGKQYVKRTWYRKFVGIQLCNSLRYKIYLSDSLNGKFYNIGDQTGHGEDHCQFVDSFLDGRTGTQMLADQLPGRPGFYRALRQEPVSFGEIGGKSHVTYVGWYECGTPIPGKW; from the exons atgatgatgaggaggCAGCGGCACTCGCACACCTTTCTGGTCCTTCTCCTCGTGCTCTTCATGGCTGGGATAGTTCTGTCTGGTCCATCCACTCCCCACAGGAGCAGAG TGAGGCGCCAGAACATGAAGGTCCGCATCAACGCCACAGGGGACACCATTGTGATGAAGTTTGTGCGTCCCAACGCCGACACCAAGCTTGAGGGCTACATCCTCGGCTACGGCAGCAGCATGTTCTCCAAACAGTTCATCCAGCTGCCAGAGAACGGACAACCTTACGAGACTGAGTTCG ATGCTGAGCCCAAGTACCTCATAGCTGTCCAGCCCATCCCAACCAACGAAGTGAAAAAGCATTGCACAG GTAAAGTGGAACTGCAGAAGCCTCTGCACTTGGTCATTGGATCGGTGACTCCCACCTCAGTTCTCCTGTCCTGGGGGACGCTGCTGAAAACCCCTTATGAAGGCAATATCATGAACGACTGTCTTGAGGATGG ACACTACACTGTGCGGTATCGCGAGAGGAGCAGGAAGTGGAACTACCAGACCTGCCCGACAAGCGACACAGTCATTGACAATCTGAAGCCAAATACAGTCTATGAGTTTGGTGTCCAGCCTAACTCTAAGGATGGCACTGGACTATGGAGCAAGCCAGTCATTCACAACATCAGCACATCAGGCGTAGAAG AAAAGGCCATCAGGAAAATCTTTAAACGTCCCATCAGCCCTGTG AAACCCTTAACCCCAGATTCCCACCCCTTCCCCTTTTCACCTCACCACG TTCTGCGTCCCCCTGTTCCTGGAAACAAGAGACCCAACCTGGTGGGGAAACCCAGTGAGCATG ATAAACCCATGGACCTGAAACAAGGAGACAAGGAGTCCATCTTGAAGCCATTCCCTCTGGTCACAGCCAAACCCAAACAAGAGCGCCGACAGCAGACGACCACCTCGGCCCCGGCAGTGAACA GTAGCCGTTTTGACATAAATGAAAACTCCTCTATATTCAGGCCTTTGCCGGCATCAGATGTAGACATCATGGGCAAGAAGCGCTTTGTAG ctcctcatGTCATCTACAAGACAGACAAGAAGCCAGACGAGCCGtgctccatcacctcctctctGGCTTACTTCCCCGATGAGGAAGGCGGTGATCAGAATGTGACCGGTCCTCCCCGCATCCCGCCCTCCAACGTCACCGTGGTCACCGTGGAGGGATGTCCGTCCTTCGTCATTTTGGACTGGCAGAAATCAGACAATGAAACTAGAG AGTATGAAGTCGTATCCACCACTAAAGGACCGAACGGACAGGAGGTGTCTATCCTGACGaccaaccagacacacacagctgtggaGAATCTCAAACCAGAGAGCAG ttatGAATTTAAAGTAACTCCAAAGAACGAGCTGGGAACCGGACCCTCCAGTGATCCCGTGTCTTTCAGCACAGAATCAG CGGATCCACGAGTGAGCGAGTACGTTTCAG GCAAAGACGCTATCTGGACTCAGTTCCCGTTTAAAGCCGACGCGTACTCCGAATGCAGCGGGAAGCAATATGTGAAGAGAACTTGGTATCGGAAGTTTGTGGGCATCCAGCTGTGCAACTCTTTGAGATACAAGATCTACCTGAGCGACTCGCTTAATG GGAAATTTTACAACATCGGTGACCAGACGGGGCACGGTGAGGACCACTGCCAGTTTGTGGACTCCTTCCTGGACGGTCGAACCGGCACCCAGATGTTGGCTGATCAGCTGCCAGGCAGACCAG GATTCTACAGAGCGCTGAGGCAGGAACCTGTAAGCTTCGGAGAGATCGGAGGAAAGTCTCATGTGACTTATGTAGGCTGGTATGAGTGTGGCACGCCCATACCTGGGAAGTGGTAG
- the LOC111588659 gene encoding target of Nesh-SH3 isoform X1: MMMRRQRHSHTFLVLLLVLFMAGIVLSGPSTPHRSRVRRQNMKVRINATGDTIVMKFVRPNADTKLEGYILGYGSSMFSKQFIQLPENGQPYETEFDAEPKYLIAVQPIPTNEVKKHCTGKVELQKPLHLVIGSVTPTSVLLSWGTLLKTPYEGNIMNDCLEDGHYTVRYRERSRKWNYQTCPTSDTVIDNLKPNTVYEFGVQPNSKDGTGLWSKPVIHNISTSGVEEKAIRKIFKRPISPVKPLTPDSHPFPFSPHHVLHNRTRGRQPLSRNIAPQTTLAPTTTTRQASLSTPGPTLPVVNKQPIGGGDLYRSVLPPLPEAPLAPKIHSPVHITSTMASVPVPNANVDKQGGHLQQRPVSQPHAEPQPNSRLQPYYRPPPQTKPQPQVKPQVKAQPVPKPHRQTEPQLQTTSQPIPQTQPQTYTTSRPKLQTQPQPQAAPQPIPQTKLQTQPQPQATPQPIPQTPPQPQTVLTKLQTQPQPQATPQPIPQTPPQPQTVQTKLQTQPQPQATPQPIPQTPPQPQTVQTKLQTQPQPQATSQPTLQTHPLLQSQPKPHPKSNHQTTPQFHSEPKPKPTFKTKQQTQPQLKPQPQPWVQLAHPRINQPTRQHIPHTQEKLLNTNTRPQTQSTNLPKTQTHLQPKAPRPHLQLTKQPSRPRQTPKPKIIFSQPKPTTQPQSKSQPIPQPPPQPKKQPKPQSQPQAGKHPKPPQRPRIRNQQSEPKTHPRPRPQPPAKTQTQLVPHSQPISKPQFTTKAHSQPLPKPRPVSKPQPLPHPGLHLQPQTRTHSDPIKVTAKQAVPTAPSPPEEGKPLPRPALATEKAGSYNHGTGVLRPSVAEVPRSPISSPVPTAGRNTTLSRTRVPPHSTNHGVRPFSPSKTVTSSHSSSTPGANGAHHRGNALPKPVVWSKEKPVLRPPVPGNKRPNLVGKPSEHDKPMDLKQGDKESILKPFPLVTAKPKQERRQQTTTSAPAVNSSRFDINENSSIFRPLPASDVDIMGKKRFVAPHVIYKTDKKPDEPCSITSSLAYFPDEEGGDQNVTGPPRIPPSNVTVVTVEGCPSFVILDWQKSDNETREYEVVSTTKGPNGQEVSILTTNQTHTAVENLKPESSYEFKVTPKNELGTGPSSDPVSFSTESADPRVSEYVSGKDAIWTQFPFKADAYSECSGKQYVKRTWYRKFVGIQLCNSLRYKIYLSDSLNGKFYNIGDQTGHGEDHCQFVDSFLDGRTGTQMLADQLPGRPGFYRALRQEPVSFGEIGGKSHVTYVGWYECGTPIPGKW; the protein is encoded by the exons atgatgatgaggaggCAGCGGCACTCGCACACCTTTCTGGTCCTTCTCCTCGTGCTCTTCATGGCTGGGATAGTTCTGTCTGGTCCATCCACTCCCCACAGGAGCAGAG TGAGGCGCCAGAACATGAAGGTCCGCATCAACGCCACAGGGGACACCATTGTGATGAAGTTTGTGCGTCCCAACGCCGACACCAAGCTTGAGGGCTACATCCTCGGCTACGGCAGCAGCATGTTCTCCAAACAGTTCATCCAGCTGCCAGAGAACGGACAACCTTACGAGACTGAGTTCG ATGCTGAGCCCAAGTACCTCATAGCTGTCCAGCCCATCCCAACCAACGAAGTGAAAAAGCATTGCACAG GTAAAGTGGAACTGCAGAAGCCTCTGCACTTGGTCATTGGATCGGTGACTCCCACCTCAGTTCTCCTGTCCTGGGGGACGCTGCTGAAAACCCCTTATGAAGGCAATATCATGAACGACTGTCTTGAGGATGG ACACTACACTGTGCGGTATCGCGAGAGGAGCAGGAAGTGGAACTACCAGACCTGCCCGACAAGCGACACAGTCATTGACAATCTGAAGCCAAATACAGTCTATGAGTTTGGTGTCCAGCCTAACTCTAAGGATGGCACTGGACTATGGAGCAAGCCAGTCATTCACAACATCAGCACATCAGGCGTAGAAG AAAAGGCCATCAGGAAAATCTTTAAACGTCCCATCAGCCCTGTG AAACCCTTAACCCCAGATTCCCACCCCTTCCCCTTTTCACCTCACCACG TACTCCATAACAGGACCCGGGGCAGACAGCCCCTCTCCAGGAACATAGCACCACAGACAACTCTTG ctccaaccacaactactAGACAGGCATCTCTCTCGACCCCTGGACCCACACTTCCTGTGGTCAACAAACAGCCAATCG GAGGAGGAGACCTCTACAGATCTGTCCTGCCTCCTTTGCCGGAGGCTCCATTAGCTCCCAAGATCCACTCTCCAGTACACATTACTTCCACCATGGCGTCTGTGCCAGTACCCAATGCAAATGTGGACAAACAGGGAGGGCACCTACAACAAAGGCCTGTGTCTCAGCCTCATGCAGAGCCTCAACCAAATTCCAGGCTCCAACCATACTATCGACCACCACCACAGACAAAACCCCAACCCCAAGTGAAGCCCCAAGTTAAGGCTCAACCTGTGCCAAAACCTCATCGCCAAACTGAACCACAACTCCAAACAACATCCCAGCCCATACCCCAGACCCAGCCACAAACCTACACAACATCCAGGCCCAAACTCCAGACACAACCACAACCCCAAGCAGCACCTCAGCCCATACCACAGACAAAACTCCAGACACAGCCACAACCCCAAGCAACACCCCAACCCATACCCCAGACACCACCTCAACCCCAAACAGTCCTGACAAAACTCCAGACACAACCACAACCCCAAGCAACACCCCAACCCATACCCCAGACACCACCTCAACCCCAAACAGTCCAGACAAAACTCCAGACACAACCACAACCCCAAGCAACACCCCAACCCATACCCCAGACACCACCTCAACCCCAAACAGTCCAGACAAAACTCCAGACACAACCACAACCCCAAGCAACATCCCAGCCGACACTGCAGACACACCCTCTGTTACAATCTCAGCCAAAGCCACACCCTAAATCAAATCATCAAACCACACCACAGTTCCATTCTGAACCAAAACCTAAACCAACATTTAAgaccaaacaacaaacacaaccgCAGCTGAAGCCTCAGCCTCAGCCGTGGGTTCAGCTAGCACATCCTCGAATCAATCAGCCAACACGTCAGCACATACCTCATACCCAAGAAAAACTGCTAAATACTAATACCCGACCACAGACTCAATCTACAAATCTGCCAAAGACTCAAACACACCTTCAACCAAAAGCACCGCGACCACACCTTCAGCTAACCAAGCAGCCATCTAGACCCAGACAAACACCTAAACCAAAGATCATTTTTTCCCAACCCAAGCCCACAACACAACCTCAATCCAAGAGCCAGCCTATCCCCCAACCCCCACCTCAGCCAAAAAAGCAGCCAAAGCCTCAATCACAACCTCAGGCAGGAAAGCATCCAAAACCTCCACAAAGGCCCAGAATTAGGAACCAACAATCTGAGCCAAAGACTCATCCACGGCCCCGACCACAACCTCCAGCAAAGACACAGACCCAACTTGTGCCTCATTCTCAACCCATTTCCAAACcacaatttacaacaaaagCCCATTCTCAACCTCTACCGAAGCCACGCCCCGTATCTAAGCCCCAACCACTCCCTCATCCTGGGCTTCACTTGCAGCCTCAGACCAGGACCCACTCTGATCCCATCAAGGTTACTGCAAAGCAGGCAGTCCCTACGG CTCCTAGTCCACCAGAAGAGGGCAAGCCTCTACCAAGACCTGCACTGGCTACAGAGAAAGCTGGTAGTTACAATCATG GTACCGGCGTCCTCAGACCGTCCGTTGCCGAAGTCCCTCGTTCTCCCATTAGCTCACCAGTTCCTACAGCAGGAAGAAACACCACCCTGTCTCGCACCCGGGTTCCTCCTCATTCCACTAATCATGGTGTCAGACCATTCTCTCCATCCAAGACAGTCACCTCTTCTCACAGCTCCAGCACACCTGGCG CCAATGGGGCGCATCATAGGGGCAATGCTCTTCCTAAACCTGTGGTGTGGTCCAAAGAGAAACCTG TTCTGCGTCCCCCTGTTCCTGGAAACAAGAGACCCAACCTGGTGGGGAAACCCAGTGAGCATG ATAAACCCATGGACCTGAAACAAGGAGACAAGGAGTCCATCTTGAAGCCATTCCCTCTGGTCACAGCCAAACCCAAACAAGAGCGCCGACAGCAGACGACCACCTCGGCCCCGGCAGTGAACA GTAGCCGTTTTGACATAAATGAAAACTCCTCTATATTCAGGCCTTTGCCGGCATCAGATGTAGACATCATGGGCAAGAAGCGCTTTGTAG ctcctcatGTCATCTACAAGACAGACAAGAAGCCAGACGAGCCGtgctccatcacctcctctctGGCTTACTTCCCCGATGAGGAAGGCGGTGATCAGAATGTGACCGGTCCTCCCCGCATCCCGCCCTCCAACGTCACCGTGGTCACCGTGGAGGGATGTCCGTCCTTCGTCATTTTGGACTGGCAGAAATCAGACAATGAAACTAGAG AGTATGAAGTCGTATCCACCACTAAAGGACCGAACGGACAGGAGGTGTCTATCCTGACGaccaaccagacacacacagctgtggaGAATCTCAAACCAGAGAGCAG ttatGAATTTAAAGTAACTCCAAAGAACGAGCTGGGAACCGGACCCTCCAGTGATCCCGTGTCTTTCAGCACAGAATCAG CGGATCCACGAGTGAGCGAGTACGTTTCAG GCAAAGACGCTATCTGGACTCAGTTCCCGTTTAAAGCCGACGCGTACTCCGAATGCAGCGGGAAGCAATATGTGAAGAGAACTTGGTATCGGAAGTTTGTGGGCATCCAGCTGTGCAACTCTTTGAGATACAAGATCTACCTGAGCGACTCGCTTAATG GGAAATTTTACAACATCGGTGACCAGACGGGGCACGGTGAGGACCACTGCCAGTTTGTGGACTCCTTCCTGGACGGTCGAACCGGCACCCAGATGTTGGCTGATCAGCTGCCAGGCAGACCAG GATTCTACAGAGCGCTGAGGCAGGAACCTGTAAGCTTCGGAGAGATCGGAGGAAAGTCTCATGTGACTTATGTAGGCTGGTATGAGTGTGGCACGCCCATACCTGGGAAGTGGTAG